From Symphalangus syndactylus isolate Jambi chromosome X, NHGRI_mSymSyn1-v2.1_pri, whole genome shotgun sequence, the proteins below share one genomic window:
- the RTL5 gene encoding retrotransposon Gag-like protein 5: MSEASGNLNSLRMANVALREELNALRGENANLGLQLGRALAEVNSLRGNVSSYIRWPVPIVPVLAEENLEFALSEIEAIPGGELPFLCRPPPRAEPDCISDDLLINVIQDRSTPDGPADPPLLPIPPPPALPPPASKEPPPQTPLPPLERPEIEPFSGDPVYLAEFLMQLETFIADHEDHFPGGAERVAFLISFFTGEAKDWAISVTQEGSPLHANFPRFLDEIRKEFCGPIPLRVAKKAIRKLKQGHCTLGSYADAFQFLAQFLSWDDCRLQNQFLKGLSEFFRKELLWSTEMADLDELILECVEIERKVRVPKPIPLPGVRNIIFPFAPSPNEEESEDEEYYSEDEDQEARRHRLHPNDQRKRMRAFQQEMKEKEEEEMKKEEEMKKKEEEEKEEEEEMKQKEEEEEIRNKNEEEVESKDEEDEDEDGGQKPEREPQQDPGTEETYGEVEEEPLDEAQDDDLDELMEMEPTFVHASSQTSGPTSGYHAENFLGASPPIIQPSRRRNQNRVPLLEGLPGTNSPFYSSPQLIRRTGRLGQRQVRRRPPVLFRLTPRQGGHRAARGRIRV, from the coding sequence ATGTCTGAGGCGTCAGGAAATCTCAACAGCCTCCGCATGGCGAATGTGGCCCTGCGCGAAGAATTAAATGCCCTTCGCGGGGAGAATGCCAATTTGGGCCTCCAGCTCGGGAGAGCCCTGGCCGAGGTTAATTCCTTGCGGGGCAATGTCTCCAGCTACATCCGCTGGCCAGTACCCATAGTGCCCGTCCTTGCGGAGGAGAACTTGGAGTTCGCGCTCAGTGAGATCGAAGCCATTCCCGGGGGAGAACTGCCCTTCTTGTGCCGGCCTCCCCCACGCGCGGAGCCCGACTGTATCTCGGATGATCTTTTGATTAACGTGATCCAGGATCGCAGCACCCCCGACGGGCCCGCTGACCCCCCTCTGCTGCCCATCCCGCCCCCGCCGGCGCTGCCTCCGCCCGCGTCAAAGGAACCGCCCCCGCAAACCCCTCTGCCACCGTTGGAGCGGCCTGAGATAGAGCCCTTTTCAGGAGACCCAGTCTACCTGGCTGAATTCCTGATGCAGCTAGAGACCTTCATAGCCGACCATGAGGATCATTTCCCCGGGGGCGCCGAGCGGGTGGCCTTTCTGATCTCCTTTTTCACTGGCGAAGCCAAGGACTGGGCCATCTCGGTCACCCAGGAAGGAAGCCCCTTGCATGCCAACTTTCCGCGCTTCCTGGATGAAATCCGTAAGGAATTCTGTGGCCCCATCCCCCTACGTGTGGCTAAAAAGGCCATTCGCAAGCTCAAGCAGGGCCACTGTACCCTCGGCAGCTATGCAGATGCTTTTCAGTTCCTGGCCCAATTCTTGTCTTGGGATGACTGCCGCCTCCAAAACCAATTCCTCAAAGGCCTGTCGGAATTCTTTCGCAAAGAGCTCTTATGGTCAACAGAAATGGCCGACCTGGATGAGTTGATTCTCGAATGTGTGGAGATAGAAAGAAAAGTGCGCGTTCCCAAGCCTATCCCGCTCCCTGGAGTTCGAAATATCATCTTCCCTTTTGCTCCGAGTCCCAATGAGGAAGAAAGTGAAGATGAAGAGTACTACAGTGAAGATGAAGACCAAGAGGCACGCAGGCACAGGCTTCACCCCAACGACCAGAGGAAGCGCATGAGGGCTTTTCAGCAAGAgatgaaggagaaggaggaggaggagatgaagaaggaggaagaaatgaagaagaaggaagaggaggagaaggaggaggaagaggaaatgaaacagaaagaggaggaggaggagataagGAACAAGAATGAGGAGGAAGTAGAGAGTAAGgatgaagaagatgaagatgaggatGGGGGCCAGAAACCAGAGCGGGAGCCACAGCAGGATCCAGGGACTGAGGAGACCTATGGTGAGGTGGAGGAGGAGCCACTGGATGAGGCCCAAGATGATGACCTAGATGAGCTGATGGAGATGGAGCCGACCTTTGTTCACGCATCATCCCAGACTTCCGGCCCCACAAGTGGTTACCACGCCGAAAACTTCCTGGGTGCATCGCCTCCCATAATACAGCCTAGCAGACGGAGGAACCAGAATCGAGTCCCACTTCTGGAAGGCCTTCCAGGCACCAATTCACCATTCTACAGCTCCCCCCAACTGATTCGCCGCACAGGTCGCTTAGGGCAACGCCAAGTTCGAAGACGCCCCCCTGTGCTTTTCCGCCTCACTCCGAGACAGGGGGGCCACCGAGCTGCTCGTGGCCGAATTCGAGTGTGA